One window of Nitrosophilus labii genomic DNA carries:
- the lepB gene encoding signal peptidase I: MDKAKIKKIAKYLLIGSFIYAIGNLAAYVIGKHYGIGFIISPSLNKDFIVYTKNWKDKVSDGSIIYFKFPHDTPYYKKDMNFGKMVMCKEGETLEVKGLEYYCDGKYIGKALTHDKEGKPVKNFIFNGKIPDGNYFVMGTHQRSYDSRYWGFVPEEKIKGVAIWSI, from the coding sequence ATGGATAAAGCAAAAATTAAAAAAATAGCTAAATATTTGCTTATAGGCTCTTTTATATACGCAATAGGCAATCTTGCCGCATATGTTATCGGCAAACATTATGGTATTGGTTTTATAATTTCCCCTTCTTTAAATAAAGATTTTATAGTTTATACAAAAAATTGGAAAGATAAAGTATCTGACGGTTCTATAATATATTTCAAATTTCCTCATGATACACCATATTATAAGAAAGATATGAATTTTGGAAAAATGGTGATGTGTAAAGAAGGTGAAACACTTGAAGTAAAAGGACTTGAATACTATTGTGATGGAAAATACATAGGCAAAGCTCTTACACACGATAAAGAGGGCAAGCCGGTAAAAAATTTTATATTCAATGGAAAAATACCGGATGGAAACTATTTTGTAATGGGAACACATCAAAGAAGCTACGATAGCAGATATTGGGGATTTGTTCCAGAAGAAAAAATTAAAGGTGTTGCAATATGGTCAATCTAA
- a CDS encoding conjugal transfer protein TraH, with translation MVNLKKITALSMAAIISLSTPASADLASFIQDNLDASVTSENSGYFVTQTRGYYTLGSMRVRWGGLGTVHPFNLQAPSINVGCSGIDMVFGGFSYLNFQYLVDKLKKISAAAPAFAFKMAISTLCKDCDTIMTELEKIANAINSMNFDTCKMSQQIGGWAGRKIGNAASDLIKMGSEESWISSLASATTNASGTIQNWINTAESWMNGGGKEGAKERLLQGSLVKRASETYGTIFGNGSEWEALVRSMIGDIYGYIDPNSLADGTQDPQLKVQIIQPTIDYAKFVDILLNGGDIEVKGLQEHPNGDLMLPPEFPISNITIPQGGMKKMIQDKIISIVNKIQNHETLTTDDINFINSMPVPIYRIINVITVLGDTGVELTSEYIALKEIDALIRKLIEEMMRYLAAYKREKGAKALSDEDMEKVDELLKVARQNRKNIHTIMIGIASDFKKQNYLVDYYQQLEKQIRERSPVWAMTGFGS, from the coding sequence ATGGTCAATCTAAAGAAAATAACAGCCCTTTCTATGGCTGCAATAATATCTTTATCCACCCCAGCAAGTGCTGATCTGGCATCTTTTATACAAGATAACCTCGATGCTTCGGTTACATCTGAAAATTCAGGTTATTTTGTTACACAAACAAGAGGCTATTATACTCTTGGAAGTATGAGAGTAAGATGGGGTGGATTGGGTACAGTTCATCCTTTTAATTTGCAAGCTCCGTCTATAAATGTCGGATGCTCCGGTATTGATATGGTATTTGGTGGTTTTAGCTACTTAAATTTTCAATATCTTGTAGACAAATTAAAGAAAATCTCCGCTGCGGCACCGGCATTTGCTTTCAAAATGGCGATTTCTACCCTCTGTAAAGATTGTGACACCATCATGACTGAACTTGAAAAAATAGCAAATGCAATAAATAGTATGAACTTTGATACTTGTAAAATGTCACAACAAATTGGTGGTTGGGCTGGTAGAAAAATTGGAAATGCTGCAAGTGATCTTATTAAAATGGGTAGTGAAGAAAGCTGGATTTCATCCCTTGCAAGTGCTACAACAAATGCCTCGGGCACTATACAGAATTGGATAAACACTGCTGAAAGTTGGATGAATGGCGGTGGAAAAGAAGGAGCAAAAGAGCGTTTGTTGCAAGGATCTCTTGTAAAAAGAGCATCCGAAACATATGGCACTATATTTGGCAATGGTTCTGAATGGGAAGCATTGGTAAGATCGATGATTGGGGATATATATGGATACATAGATCCAAATTCTCTTGCTGACGGAACACAAGATCCGCAACTCAAGGTCCAAATAATTCAACCAACTATTGATTATGCTAAATTTGTTGATATTTTATTAAATGGTGGCGATATTGAAGTAAAAGGATTGCAAGAACATCCAAATGGTGATTTAATGCTACCCCCAGAATTTCCAATATCAAACATTACAATACCACAAGGTGGTATGAAAAAAATGATACAAGATAAAATAATCAGTATTGTAAACAAAATTCAGAATCATGAAACTCTAACAACAGATGATATTAATTTTATAAACTCTATGCCAGTACCTATTTACAGAATTATAAATGTTATTACTGTGCTTGGTGACACAGGTGTTGAGTTAACATCTGAATATATTGCGCTAAAAGAAATAGATGCCCTTATAAGAAAACTCATAGAGGAAATGATGAGATATTTAGCTGCATACAAAAGAGAAAAAGGAGCTAAAGCATTATCGGATGAGGATATGGAAAAAGTTGACGAACTATTAAAAGTAGCTCGTCAAAATAGAAAGAATATACATACTATTATGATAGGAATCGCATCAGATTTCAAAAAACAAAATTATCTTGTGGATTATTATCAACAACTTGAAAAACAAATAAGAGAAAGGTCTCCGGTATGGGCAATGACAGGCTTTGGAAGCTAA